CACATATGCACTATTCCTCCTTGCtcttttcatatgaagaaaaggAACATTGCATTGAGCATTGATGCAAATgagagcttttatttttcaactaaAAATGCTTCCCTATTCTTAAGGGGTTAGTTAACCCTCTCTCCCCAGCTGATGACTTAGACTAACTTGAAGGAGAAGATTTTCATACTGGAATCTTACCTATGCTGCTATTTAGTTGTTGCCTTGTCAAAGCCATTTTATCCCTTTGGAATTCAGGTTTTTTTCATAAGGGAAAGGATTGGACTAATGATTATTAAaagtccttccagctctaaatcctcaGAATTTCACATTccagaatttgaaacttaaaggTTCAGATGCCATTATTCTTGGAAAGTCACCAAGTAAGGATTACAATTTAATTTCTCAGAGCTGCATTATTTGCTTTCCATCAAGAAGTCTCAGTGAacttgtattttatattatatattatgtttttcCTCTCATTCACAGTAAATACCAAGGCTGAAGTCCGGTTCCATTTAGCAACAGCAGATTGGATTGCAGAGCCTGTCCAGCAAAAGATTGCTGTCTTGGTAATTAACTGTCTTTACATACTCCtgtaatctttaattttatttaaatcttatatgaataaatttggaattttttgttttttcttactgcaGTTTAAAAATAAGATCAGCAAATCAGGAGAGTTGATTGTTACCTCTGATTCCAGCCGCTATCAGTTTCGAAATTTGGCAAATTGCCTCCAGAAAATTAGAGACATGATTGCCCAAGCCAGCCAAATTCCCAAAGAGCCATCAAAAGAGGATGCTGTGCTTCGGAGGATCAGGTAACAGAAAGTTCCCTAGATTCCTTTAATAGGGCTTGGAGGTACCTTCTTCTGCAGGGTTCAGATTCACAAGGGTTTTCAGGATTCATGACCAGATTGTGGTAGCataaagaagatggaaattcTGAATGGGAAGGGAGGAACTTGCCCATGTATCTTACTGCTTCTCTTTCTGCTCTGTAGTTGCCCTACTTGTCTCTTGGAAAGCTGTTGATAGTAGGCATGTAGGcatattttctcactttttcttttcaggGTAGAAAATATGAATCGTGAAAGGCTCAAACAGAAGAGAATGCATTCCATCATAAAGGCAAGCAGGAAAGTAGATATGGACTGAACTTAGCTTCCAGCTTCATGAAGGAGACCTcttcagtggttctcaaactggTTCTGCTCATGATGTAACAACAGCATGGCCCGTGGACTTTTAAGTTAGAAAGCCTACAGATTTAAGGTCTGTTCAATTCAAAACATACCCCTGAGAAACTTGTGTCATGCCTTTTGAGAACTCTGAGTCTAAGAAGTGCAATTGGCAGTCATTCAGAAACCCAAAGAGATGGTTCCTGGtgtaataaatgaaagaaaaaaatacacctttttgtatttaacaataaaataacaataaagcaTTTCCAATGATTTGGTATTTGTGCATAATACTGAGATTTTGAACCTGATCAACTCAGAGAATGGTGGTATCCTTGACAGACACAGGAAACTGTGTCCAGAGGAAGAGTGGGttgggaggaaagaaaatgagttggaGATGCCTATGCGACATCTACTTGGAAATATATGATAGAGATATtagagatatataatatatatataattagatatatatatgatagaGATATTAGATATTAGAGATATATAACTAGAACTCATGAATGAGATTAGGCCTGACCTCAGATTTAGTTTGTATCTGCACAAaccatgggagttgatgaggACATCAAAAGTATTGAGAGAAAAAAGGACCCAAAACAGAGCCTGGGGTTTTCACAAAGACTATAATATCAATGTCATTGTTAACTTTGGAGACAACTCTATATGAAAGTGTggttggtggtgcagtggatagagcatcactttgtgaagtcaggaggacctgagttcaaatctggtctcaggcacttaattcTTCTTGgctagtgaccctgggcaagtcacttaaccctaattgcttcagcaaaaaagaaagaaagtatggTTAACAAATATATTGTAAAAGGTTTagtaaagttaaaaagaaatggCAGCACTGAGTGTggacttttttaaaagaagagaatttagCTGAGAATTTCAGTAGAcatgggatagaaaatgtcatagcttttttttttggcaacaaaaagagtgaaaatgctatgttgtgatccacactcagttcccacagttttctctctgggtttcatcactgaacaattggaactggtttgaatcatgtcattgtttatcagagttgatcatcac
The Sminthopsis crassicaudata isolate SCR6 chromosome 4, ASM4859323v1, whole genome shotgun sequence genome window above contains:
- the MRPL58 gene encoding large ribosomal subunit protein mL62, producing the protein MAATKCLWLPGRASLRLALLQPPGHCLCRALHEKAASSEFKSIYSLDKLYPNSRGREIAWRVPDGAKQSSTDIPIDRLQISYSKSSGPGGQNVNKVNTKAEVRFHLATADWIAEPVQQKIAVLFKNKISKSGELIVTSDSSRYQFRNLANCLQKIRDMIAQASQIPKEPSKEDAVLRRIRVENMNRERLKQKRMHSIIKASRKVDMD